The following nucleotide sequence is from Podospora bellae-mahoneyi strain CBS 112042 chromosome 1 map unlocalized CBS112042p_1, whole genome shotgun sequence.
CACCACCACAGGGTCTAGCACCCGAGATGTATGAATCGCGGGCCGGGGTTGTCATCGCCGTCGTGGCAGTTTGCTTGACGACGGCCACAACTGCCGTAGGGTTGCGGTCCTATTCCCGTGCGACACTGATTCGTCAATTCGGGATGGACGATTGGGCTGCTATTGTAGCCCTTCTTTTGGCGATGGGCAGTGGGATCATGGTCGCTTCAAGTACGTGGGCAGATGTCCGGTTCAAGCCAACATACCTGACtgaccatcatcttcttaGATACAATTTATGGACATGGCAAACACATCGCGGTCGTGGACGGGTCTCAGCTGTGGAAATATTTTAGGGTATGTCTGCTCCAAGCCATATTACCTACTTTGGGTAGCAACATGTTCTAACCAACCTTGATAGACATTCTACACCTCCATCGTCCTCTATAACGGGTCATTGACAGCTATCAAaatcaccttcctcctccaataCTGGCGCATTCTGGGGACACCACAGATGAGaaaggtggtgatgtttgcTGGAATCATTGTTGCCTTGTGGTCCATCTCCCAACTactcgtcgtcatcttcacctGCACGCCCATCGAGAGGTTTTGGCTGCCAGAAACGCCGGGAACTTGCATTCCCAACCTGCCTTTCTGGTATATCAACGCGGCCGGCAACATTGTTACCGATGTTATCGTTTTTGTCGTTCCCTTGCCAGCTCTTAGCAAGCTGAACCTGAAGAAGAACCAAAAGGTCGCATTGATCGGTATCTTTTGCTTGGGTTTCTTTGTGAGTCCCTCTCTCGTCTCACCGCTCTTCTCACATTTTGCTGACCTTTTGGCCACAGACCTGCGCCATCTCCGTTATCCGCATCCAGTACCTCCGCCTCAGCGAGGATGTCACATGGGACAACGTCGCCTCCTCATGCTGGTCCGTCGGTGAGCTCTGCTCCGGCATCACCTGTGCCTGCCTCCCTACTCTCCGCCCTCTCGTCGCCAAGATCTTTCCCTCTATGAACTCGAGCAACGACAGCTACGGCAGCTATCAAAAGTCCTCCGGCCGTGATGGGACGGCCCcaagcaagagcaagagatCCCGCAACGAGACAGGGAGCACGAGGAGCATCATCTACCCCGAGGATGTGGAGCTCCAGAGCGATGACAGGTCAGACAAGGAGGTCAGGGTGGACAGGGTGGAGGACCACGCGCAGTATGGGGATGCGGTGGGCAAGCTCAAGCTGGGTCTCAAGCCTTCGGTCACTACGGAGATCAAGGTCGGGACACCTGGGCCGACTTCTTCGAGACCGGTACCGAGTTCGCAGTGGGGTAGGGGGATTGAGGTGAAGCATGATTTGGTTGTTACCAAGGAGGGGTTCTAAGTTTcctttgttttgttgttgttcttgtacAAAAAAGGTTTTGCTCTGGTAATAGATGGATGGGATATGTTAGGAACGAGGATTATACCCGGTGGGCTGTGTCAAAGTACACGATGGACCAGTTACGAAAtgtaaaaaagtaaaatgaaaaaaaaaacaacattTCAGAATACCATCACACTGATAGTGGTAGTTAACCGGTGTAGTTGGTGTTGTAAGCGAACCGTGCCGCTCCCGTTCCCAACAACATTAGCCACATCGGCTTGGAGTGACGCTATTGGGGCGAGTATAGATAGAGTGGCATCCTTCCCGTGGGCCTGTGCCGCAGTTTATTGTGACCCGGTACACGGTCTTGGTGTCGTACTGTGTGGTAGGTCGCTTAGGTAGGTATTCAGGATGGTGTATAGAAACACGAAAAGGTCAAAGCGGCACTCTCATTTATTTCACACGTCATCTAACTCTCCAGAGGTTCCTTCAAAGCCGAAGCACCTAGACCATCGGGAAAGGACCGACTCAAGCTATGAAGTCACTGCCCCTCTAGTCATACACAACAGAGTCAAAATCTAGGCCACCGATCCTCTACAACATCCACTAGAGCCACACACTGCacagcctttttttttttttagtcATATCATCATTTTCCATTCATCTATAATCGGGCATCTCGCAAAATCCAGACTAGGGTATCGCTCATTCAAAACCATTACTCTCCCCCGATCTAGTACTTGTACctatcctctccctccctcttctgaAACTTATTCAACAACCAATACTGCGCATTTGCCACCATCGACATGAAAAGCGAAGCTGAGCAAAGCGCAACAATAATCGTCCACCCAGTCCTATAAACAGGCGCATCATGCGCCTGGAAGATTTGCGAGCCAGCAATACCAGCAATGTTCGCGCCCATGACAAAGATAGCCATAGTGATGGAGCGCTCGCCGGCAGATCtggcgttgagggagagcCAAGCTCCGTTGACGGCGTCTGAATCATATCTGTCAGTGATATCGACTGGAAATGAGATGGG
It contains:
- a CDS encoding uncharacterized protein (EggNog:ENOG503P25G; COG:S), translating into MSDTFTPPQGLAPEMYESRAGVVIAVVAVCLTTATTAVGLRSYSRATLIRQFGMDDWAAIVALLLAMGSGIMVASNTIYGHGKHIAVVDGSQLWKYFRTFYTSIVLYNGSLTAIKITFLLQYWRILGTPQMRKVVMFAGIIVALWSISQLLVVIFTCTPIERFWLPETPGTCIPNLPFWYINAAGNIVTDVIVFVVPLPALSKLNLKKNQKVALIGIFCLGFFTCAISVIRIQYLRLSEDVTWDNVASSCWSVGELCSGITCACLPTLRPLVAKIFPSMNSSNDSYGSYQKSSGRDGTAPSKSKRSRNETGSTRSIIYPEDVELQSDDRSDKEVRVDRVEDHAQYGDAVGKLKLGLKPSVTTEIKVGTPGPTSSRPVPSSQWGRGIEVKHDLVVTKEGF